In Bradyrhizobium sp. CCBAU 051011, the following are encoded in one genomic region:
- a CDS encoding aspartate aminotransferase family protein: MLDKSPRPTPVNVPNDLAAHWMPFTANRAFKKNPRLLAGAKDMHYFTVDGRKIIDGASGMWCTNAGHGRTEISAAIAKQAEALDYAPPFQFGIPQAFELASRIAELAPAGLDHVFFCNSGSEAADTALKIALAYHQINGQGSRIRLIGRERGYHGVGFGGTSVGGIVGNRKLFGSLLTGVDHLPATYDREKQAFSTGEPEYGAHFADELERLVNLHGANTIAAVIVEPMAGSTGVLPAPKGYLKRLREITQKHGILLIFDEVITGFGRLGFAFAAERYGVVPDMLTFAKGVTNGAAPMGGVLVRDTIHDAFMSGPEYAVELTHGYTYSAHPLACAAGLATLDIYRDEKLFERAHGLEPKFADAVMSLRSEPGVVDIRTIGLTAGIDLAPMADAPGKRGFAGLNSAFHDNDLMVRVAGDTLVLTPPLIITEDQIGEIIDKVAKVIRATA; this comes from the coding sequence ATGCTGGACAAGAGCCCCCGCCCTACCCCCGTCAATGTTCCGAACGATCTCGCCGCGCACTGGATGCCGTTCACCGCGAACCGGGCGTTCAAGAAAAACCCGCGGCTGCTCGCCGGCGCCAAGGACATGCATTACTTCACCGTCGACGGCCGCAAGATCATCGACGGCGCCTCGGGCATGTGGTGCACCAATGCCGGCCACGGCCGCACCGAGATTTCGGCGGCGATCGCCAAGCAGGCCGAGGCGCTCGACTATGCGCCGCCGTTCCAGTTCGGCATTCCGCAGGCGTTCGAACTCGCCAGCCGCATCGCCGAGCTCGCCCCCGCCGGCCTCGACCACGTGTTCTTCTGCAATTCCGGCTCGGAAGCCGCCGACACCGCGCTCAAGATCGCGCTGGCCTATCACCAGATCAACGGCCAGGGCAGCCGCATCCGCCTGATCGGCCGCGAGCGCGGCTATCATGGCGTCGGCTTCGGCGGCACCTCCGTCGGCGGCATCGTCGGCAACCGAAAACTGTTCGGCTCGCTCTTGACGGGCGTCGACCATTTGCCGGCGACCTATGACCGCGAGAAGCAGGCCTTCAGCACGGGCGAGCCTGAATATGGCGCGCATTTCGCCGACGAGCTCGAACGCCTCGTCAATCTGCACGGCGCCAACACCATTGCTGCCGTGATCGTCGAGCCGATGGCGGGATCGACGGGCGTGCTGCCGGCGCCGAAGGGCTATCTCAAGCGGCTGCGCGAGATCACCCAGAAGCACGGCATCCTCCTGATCTTCGACGAGGTCATCACCGGATTTGGCCGGCTCGGCTTTGCCTTCGCCGCCGAACGCTACGGCGTGGTGCCTGACATGCTGACCTTCGCCAAGGGCGTCACCAATGGCGCCGCCCCGATGGGCGGGGTGCTGGTGCGCGACACCATCCACGACGCCTTCATGAGCGGGCCGGAATACGCCGTCGAACTGACCCATGGCTACACCTATTCGGCGCATCCACTGGCCTGCGCCGCGGGCCTTGCCACCCTCGACATCTATCGTGACGAGAAGCTGTTTGAGCGTGCTCATGGGCTGGAGCCGAAATTCGCCGACGCCGTGATGTCGCTGCGCAGCGAGCCCGGCGTCGTGGATATCCGCACCATCGGCCTGACCGCTGGCATCGACCTCGCGCCGATGGCCGATGCGCCGGGCAAGCGCGGCTTTGCCGGGCTCAATAGCGCCTTCCACGACAACGATTTGATGGTGCGGGTGGCCGGCGATACCCTGGTGCTGACCCCGCCCCTGATCATCACCGAAGATCAGATCGGCGAGATCATCGACAAGGTCGCCAAGGTGATCCGCGCGACGGCGTAG
- a CDS encoding phage holin family protein has product MLAPSSSLLRAGMELKLNQVKLATRSYLRDRTDQATSTITSYAIAAGLFAAAGIFMVAAWFVGITALFRWIEIHYGQFWAFGAVGALLAMIAAICAGLATVKLRQKMPHFPSLASRLRVAVKASPLKPDQIGAAKDTARSILQTPPAPPASNRGRRRSPSRDNRHLQAGLILIATLLGLAATRRRRQARRMEI; this is encoded by the coding sequence ATGCTCGCGCCTTCGAGCAGCTTGCTGCGTGCCGGGATGGAACTGAAGCTGAACCAGGTCAAGCTGGCGACGCGATCCTATCTGCGAGACCGCACCGATCAGGCGACCTCGACTATCACTTCTTATGCCATCGCCGCCGGTCTGTTCGCCGCGGCCGGCATTTTCATGGTCGCCGCCTGGTTCGTCGGCATCACCGCGCTGTTTCGCTGGATCGAGATCCATTACGGGCAGTTTTGGGCTTTCGGCGCGGTCGGCGCCTTGCTGGCGATGATCGCCGCAATTTGCGCGGGGCTCGCTACCGTTAAACTTAGGCAAAAGATGCCGCACTTCCCCTCGCTCGCCAGCCGCCTGCGCGTGGCGGTCAAGGCCAGTCCGCTCAAACCAGACCAGATCGGAGCCGCGAAGGACACCGCCAGGTCGATTTTACAGACGCCTCCGGCACCGCCAGCGAGCAACCGCGGCAGGCGCCGGTCCCCCTCAAGGGACAACAGGCATTTGCAGGCCGGCCTTATCCTGATCGCGACCTTGCTGGGCTTGGCGGCAACGCGACGGCGACGGCAGGCGCGACGGATGGAGATCTGA
- a CDS encoding EAL domain-containing protein — MIRISTIFIAICMVLVAASLGLVLHAVAGFSGTESAIVALTALTFLILYNAVSMRLRDRSDVGGQIADLSRGTADLARQVAEFGRRLAAVEGRLVSANSASSDRIQAVVGEISELGVLVKQLAVSVASHEDLLASGAAAAASAPAARPDPEPQHEPAVAAEQPAPLARSAPTTAAKPAAVAAEAASPSRNQPQLLAAVKNAIEESRLDIYLQPMVTLPQRKVRFYEAVTRLRDDKDQVLAADDFIPTAEAGGLIGKIDHMVMLRCVQVLRRLMVRNKDVGVFCNVSAATLGNPANFAQCLDFLEANRALASSFVLEFKQATFRHLRPTEIENLAALSQRGYRFSIDHVTDLRIEPRDLADRGVRFIKVPAALLLDPKQSSTSDIHPSDLSDLLGRFGIDLIAEKIEGERAVVDLLDYDVRFGQGFLFAPPRPLRPEGASATGGAAANKESTNPNGPSNTVPMASPATEPPMRATGNAALARRAAGPA, encoded by the coding sequence ATGATTCGCATTTCGACGATTTTCATCGCCATCTGCATGGTGCTGGTTGCAGCCTCCCTCGGCCTCGTCCTGCATGCGGTGGCGGGTTTCAGCGGCACCGAATCCGCGATCGTCGCGCTTACCGCGTTGACCTTTCTGATCCTCTACAACGCCGTGTCGATGCGGCTGCGCGACCGCTCCGATGTTGGCGGCCAGATCGCCGATTTGTCCCGCGGCACCGCCGACCTTGCCCGCCAAGTCGCCGAATTCGGCCGCCGCCTCGCCGCCGTCGAGGGCCGACTGGTGTCGGCGAACTCCGCAAGCTCCGATCGCATCCAGGCCGTGGTCGGCGAGATCAGCGAACTCGGCGTGCTGGTCAAGCAACTGGCCGTCTCGGTGGCGAGCCATGAAGATCTATTGGCCTCGGGTGCGGCGGCCGCAGCCTCCGCCCCGGCGGCCCGGCCGGATCCCGAACCCCAGCACGAACCGGCGGTCGCCGCCGAGCAACCGGCGCCGCTCGCCAGATCCGCGCCGACCACAGCCGCAAAGCCGGCTGCGGTGGCTGCGGAAGCCGCTTCGCCCTCGCGCAACCAGCCGCAACTGCTTGCCGCGGTGAAGAACGCCATCGAGGAGAGCCGGCTCGACATCTACCTGCAGCCGATGGTGACGCTGCCGCAGCGCAAGGTGCGCTTCTATGAGGCGGTGACGCGGCTGCGCGACGACAAGGACCAGGTCCTCGCCGCCGATGATTTCATCCCCACCGCCGAAGCCGGCGGGCTCATCGGCAAGATCGATCACATGGTGATGCTGCGCTGTGTCCAGGTGTTGCGCCGCCTGATGGTGCGCAACAAGGACGTCGGCGTGTTCTGCAACGTCTCGGCGGCGACGCTCGGCAATCCCGCCAATTTCGCGCAATGCCTCGACTTCCTCGAGGCCAATCGGGCGCTGGCGTCGTCCTTCGTGCTCGAATTCAAGCAGGCGACGTTCCGCCATCTCCGTCCGACCGAAATCGAGAATCTCGCCGCGCTGTCGCAGCGTGGCTACCGCTTCTCGATCGACCATGTCACCGACTTGCGGATCGAGCCGCGCGACCTTGCCGATCGCGGCGTCCGCTTCATCAAGGTACCGGCGGCATTGCTGCTCGATCCCAAGCAGAGCTCGACCTCGGACATCCACCCTTCCGACCTTTCCGACCTGCTCGGCCGTTTCGGCATCGACCTGATCGCCGAGAAGATCGAGGGCGAGCGCGCGGTGGTGGACCTGCTCGACTATGACGTACGGTTTGGACAGGGTTTCCTGTTTGCGCCGCCGCGGCCGTTGCGGCCCGAGGGGGCATCTGCTACCGGCGGGGCGGCAGCAAACAAGGAATCCACCAATCCCAATGGCCCCAGCAACACGGTCCCCATGGCCAGCCCGGCCACAGAGCCCCCGATGCGGGCGACCGGCAATGCCGCACTGGCGCGCCGTGCCGCAGGACCGGCCTAA
- a CDS encoding TIGR01459 family HAD-type hydrolase: MTSLRFVERLSDLVNGVEVILSDIWGVVHNGLESFPEACEALHTYRQRGGTVILITNAPRPADSVQRQLRKLGVADETYDAIVSSGDLTRSFVADHPGKKIFWIGPERDSSIHRGLDAVMAPLEQADYIICTGLFDDETESAEDYRAMLLQAREHKLPLVCANPDIVVERGDRLIYCAGAVAELYRELGGEAIFYGKPHRPIYERAMALAAERRGQPTSLDRVLAIGDSVRTDLTGALGFGIDCLFLTRGIHSEEFEGIDQLDPASVKELFGHPPRALMRELRW; encoded by the coding sequence ATGACTTCATTGCGCTTCGTCGAGCGGTTGAGCGACCTCGTGAACGGCGTGGAGGTCATCCTCTCCGACATCTGGGGCGTGGTGCATAACGGGCTAGAATCCTTTCCCGAAGCCTGCGAGGCGCTGCATACCTATCGCCAGCGCGGCGGCACCGTCATCCTGATCACCAACGCGCCGCGGCCGGCCGATTCCGTGCAGCGGCAATTGCGCAAGCTCGGCGTCGCTGACGAAACCTACGACGCCATCGTCTCTTCCGGCGACCTGACCCGAAGCTTCGTCGCCGACCATCCCGGCAAGAAAATATTCTGGATCGGACCGGAGCGCGATTCGTCGATCCACCGCGGGCTCGACGCCGTGATGGCGCCGCTGGAGCAGGCCGACTACATCATCTGCACCGGCCTGTTCGACGACGAAACCGAGTCGGCAGAAGACTATCGCGCGATGCTGCTGCAGGCGCGCGAGCACAAGCTGCCGCTGGTTTGCGCCAACCCCGACATCGTCGTCGAACGCGGCGACCGCCTGATCTATTGCGCGGGCGCCGTCGCCGAACTCTATCGCGAGCTTGGCGGCGAGGCGATCTTCTACGGCAAGCCGCACCGGCCGATCTATGAACGCGCTATGGCGCTCGCCGCCGAACGCCGCGGCCAGCCGACCTCGCTCGACCGTGTGCTGGCGATCGGAGATTCGGTGCGGACCGACCTCACCGGCGCGCTAGGCTTCGGAATCGATTGTCTTTTCCTGACCCGCGGCATCCATTCCGAGGAATTCGAGGGCATCGACCAGCTCGATCCGGCCTCGGTGAAGGAGCTGTTCGGTCATCCGCCCCGCGCGCTGATGCGGGAATTGCGCTGGTAG